In Desulfobacter hydrogenophilus, the genomic stretch CATCCTCAATGTGGTTGTCTTGCCTGCCCCGTTGGGGCCGAGGAGGCCAAGTATCCGGCCGGGTTCAATGGTGAGGCTGAGGTCGTCAACCGCACAGAAATCACCGTAATACTTGGTCAGGTTCTGAACATCAATCAACGTTTTCTCCTAAAAGTCTTCAAGTATTTTGCTTTTTTCAAGGAACGCATCAACGTCCTCTGCTGTTCGTTTCATGTGGTCTATCAGTTTTTCAAGATGCCGACAAAAAGGGTCGTCTTCGCCTAAAGTCAGTGTCGATTTTTGGTAAAGTGAAAGCAACTCGTTGAAACGGCTCTCCAAATTTCCGGCCAGTTTTTTTCGTTCTTCGTGCCTGATTTTTTCAGACTGGATAACCGATTCCAGTTTTTTGATGGAATACTCAACAAGCGCATCCCGGGGCATACTATAGGTTTCGGATATGGCCGTCAATGCCTCAATGGTTTTGCGGCTGAGCACAAAGGTTTTCTGTTTTCTGTCCAGCTGTTTGAACTTGCGTATCCGGATGGTCTGGGCCAGCTGATCCAATGCCGCATGGTCTTCAATGATGTGATCAAACAAGGATTTTTGCTTGATGCCCATGTGGCCGGCCACAAGGCCGATGGCATCAATGGCTTTCTGGGAAAGTTTGAATGTTGCCCTGACCGATTGTTTACCCCTTAAATCAAACATGGATAGTTCGGCAAAGGGGGTATTGTATTTCGCCATGTGTTCTCCTTTTCAGGACACGGTATTATTGCAGATTAATAGTCCAAAAAAGTAATGCGCATTTATTATGTTCACGTATGTTAGCTTAAACGGTCAACCGGATCAATGATTAATGCCTGGATAACCAAAATGTAATTTAATAGTATAGCTCACAGCTCACAGCTCGCAGCTCGTCCAAAGGACAATCATTTAATAGTATAGGAATTTCCATGCCCTATCAGCTATGGGCGAATAGCTTTCTATTCAGTAATGATAACGGGCTTGTACAAAATCTATTCTGTCATGAGCAACAACGTAAACAAGACGATGTTCCTGTGTTATTCGACGAGACCAAACACCAGATCCAAGGAATTTTAATGGTTGAGGTTTGCCGATACCCTGAAAAGGGTCGCGCATTATTGATTCTATCAATTGAAGAATACGAAGCGTTGTTTTTCGATCAGTTTCAACCCAATACTTAAGATCCCCTTTGAATTCAGGTTGGAATACCGAATCCCTTTGTATTTTTGCTTTGGATCGTTTTTTAGTGTTTTTACTCAAAACCGACTTCGTTTCGAAGGTCATCAATTGTTTGTGAAACACCAGAGCCTTTTTTAACCCGATTAAGTGCCGTTAAAAGTCGCTTTGCATTTTTAGGTGAACGAAGAAGATGCGCGGTTTCAAGCACAGCGGTAAGCTCATCGGTACTTATCATAGCAACATCTTCGCATCCACGACGCTGAATAATAACGA encodes the following:
- a CDS encoding Txe/YoeB family addiction module toxin, with the translated sequence MTFETKSVLSKNTKKRSKAKIQRDSVFQPEFKGDLKYWVETDRKTTLRILQLIESIMRDPFQGIGKPQPLKFLGSGVWSRRITQEHRLVYVVAHDRIDFVQARYHY
- a CDS encoding type II toxin-antitoxin system Phd/YefM family antitoxin, with amino-acid sequence MIDVLTIPVGTCTPLMYIKKGKNMTIQTTYTQARASLASLMDEVTKNREIVIIQRRGCEDVAMISTDELTAVLETAHLLRSPKNAKRLLTALNRVKKGSGVSQTIDDLRNEVGFE